The proteins below come from a single Elusimicrobiota bacterium genomic window:
- the tuf gene encoding elongation factor Tu (EF-Tu; promotes GTP-dependent binding of aminoacyl-tRNA to the A-site of ribosomes during protein biosynthesis; when the tRNA anticodon matches the mRNA codon, GTP hydrolysis results; the inactive EF-Tu-GDP leaves the ribosome and release of GDP is promoted by elongation factor Ts; many prokaryotes have two copies of the gene encoding EF-Tu), with amino-acid sequence MSKQKFERKKPHVNIGTIGHVDHGKTTLTAAITTVLSKAQLAQAKGI; translated from the coding sequence ATGTCAAAGCAGAAATTTGAGAGGAAGAAACCGCACGTAAACATAGGAACGATCGGGCACGTAGACCATGGAAAGACGACATTAACAGCAGCGATAACGACGGTATTATCGAAGGCTCAGTTAGCGCAGGCAAAAGGGATCT